The stretch of DNA AAGGGAAGTAATGAACACAAGTTGTTTACATATTAGCATATGAAGTCTAAAGTAACGCATAGACAGATAATAAAATCTATTCCAAGCAATTTATGTGTTAAATTTCGTGCACAAGTATGAGTCAATGTTTTTACATCTCTTCGAATATGGAAAAAACTACATATTTCTGTGAAGATATACTTCTAAAATCAAAGTGTATATTTCAGAGCCTATAATTTGTTTTAGTAAAACTAACAATTTTATTTGACCGAACCCTATAATGGGTTTATATAAATATCTAATATGCCTTTATGCGcactaatttttatattaacaaGATAAACAAAAGAAGAATTTACCTGTCAATGAGGATGTGCATCGTCCAAAACCTCACGATATACTACGTTTTTTGTGTAGTTAGTACTTTGAACTAACGGGGTTGATGGTCTAATAAGCACTTTTATTTGATCTATATTTTTAGCTCTTGACAATGCAACATAAAGTTGACCATGTGAGAAAACTGGTTCTTTTAAATAGATACCCACAAAATCCAAAGTTTGTCCTTGTGCTTTGTTAATTGTCATTGCATAACATAAACGAATTGGGAATTGTTTTCTTTTAAATGGAATAGATGAAAAATCATCGTGTGGAGATTCTAATGTTATTCGAGGAATGAATACAGGTTTTCCTGCATGTGTGCCTACTGAGATTTCAGCATAAATAACATTTTTGTTAAATCCTTTGCAAAGTAAGCGCGTACCATTACAAAGGCCTTCGGCTGGATTAATGTTTAGTAGCAATATTATGGGTGAATTTATTTTCAATGTTAGTTTGTGTGGAGGAAGCCCTTGCGGAGTTGAACAGTGGAATAAAGCTTCTTGATCTGGTATAACACATTCACTTGTATTTTCATCACAACTAAAGTACGTCATCTCTACGCTAGAAAACTTGTTAATAAGAACATCATTTATTTCGTGGACAAATTCGTTCCTTGCTGTAAGTATAGCGCGTTTTACAAAtgaagataaatttgaatctaggTCATTAATGTTTGGGAAAACCTCGTCTATTAAAGCATACAAAGAAGTTATATCATCTGTGAATGGAATATTAATGCGAGATGGGATTTGGATTTCGTTGTTTTCATTAGTATTCTCAATTCCATCACCAATTTTCAACAGCCAAGATGAAAAGAGAGAATCAGACAATGCACGCATATTTTTTGGAGCTTTATCTTATTTAACTTATTCCACAACGGTGACATGACAATTGAAGAGTCTATGATATTTTCTTTTGTGCTTTTTAAAATGACTAGTAATGTTTGGCGAAAATCTCCACCGAACACAACTACTTTACCGCCGAACAATAAATTTGATTTCATTATGTCTTGCAACATTTCGTTGAACTTTTCAATGACATCACGCCTAGCCATCGTAGcctcatcccaaataattagtTTTGCTAGTCTTATTAAAGTTGCTAATGTGCTTTGCTTACTAATGCTACATGATTTGATATTGCTTTCCTCTAAAGGAATTTTAAACCTCGAATGGGAAGTGCGACCTCCTGGGAGCAAAGAAGCTGCAACTCCTGAAGTTGCGGTTGCAATTGCTATGTCACCATTTGATCGAATTGTAGCAAGAAGTGCTCTATATAAAAAGGTTTTTCCAGTGCCCCCAGGGCCGTCAATAAAAAAAGCACTTGCCAGCTCATTACGAACATGGTATAAGATTTGAGTGTAAGcacttttttgttttgtatTTAATTGTTCAACAGCTAATAGATCTTCTTTCGGTATGCAAATATTACGCTCAGATTGTAAATCTTTTACCAATCTATCGTTAAAATCTAAGCCCACATCTTTAGACGTATGAAAAAAGTCCTCTAATTTTTTACCCATGGAATGAAGGTAATTGTCAACTATGTCTAAAACCTTGTGGCTAATCATTTTTGGAGTAAGAGCTTTATTCCTAGCAAAATCTTCCGAGAGAAAGTCTTGGAATTTTGAGAGAAAGTCATGGAATTTTGAGAGAAAGTCTTGGAATTTTAACCATAGCTGAGGAGGATTTTTTGGGCAACAAAAAACGAGAACAGTTGCAAATAATTGTCGCAAGGCATGAGGCATTAAATAACAAGAAGCTTCTGCGATACACATTTCAGCAGTGTTATCACTTTCTATTAAGCCTAATGTTAATGCTGCTTCTCTAAATGTTGTAAAGGTCACCTCATTGACCGTTCTCAAGTCCTtgaaagaagatggctttctgaCACGCATTAGcaacaattttaaataaaacttttcACAATCTGAAGGACGGCAGCTAAAAATCCGGCCTATAACCTCTGTTTTCTTACGTGGTTCCCACTCTTTAGAATCGTTATGCCAAGTAAAATATTCAGGAAATTCAACATACAAACAATTTAGGCTTTGAGCATAGCTATTGTATTTGTTCATAAAGAAAAATTGGGTTAACAtggtttttttaaatgttggatTGTTAACAATGCTGAACAAAGACTGATTCGCAGCAAATGTCACAACCTGTTCATTTTCTAAATGAATCGGTAGACATATAGCAGCTGGATGTACATTGTTAAGGTCAAAGTCGAAAATACGCCATATGGATTCAGGAGGTGAAATCCATCTTGCAGCTTGGAAATTTTTTGCTTCATCAATAATGTGATCATGTTCATCGCCAAGTAATGTATACAAAATCTTATCGTGGcctttgtatatatatttgtagATATATTTTACAGCTTGGATTGTTGAACATATTTCAACGTTAATATGACAATTAAATTTAGCAAGTAAATATGGGTTGTAAGGAACAACCCAACGGTTATCAAGTTGTGATCCCCTTATGTTTATAACATGATTGTCATTTCGACGGCGATATATTGGGTACGAATTTGTTCCAAATTTAATGGCTTCTGAATATTCTTTAGGATAATTATATttacaagaattttttttcatgCAAGGGCATGTTGGATTAAGTAAGCCACATGGACCATGCATCATATGTTTCACCACGAGTGAAAACAAATATAGTTCAGAATGGGCATTAGGTAATTTTGCGCAAACAATTCTGTCAAATGACTCAGGATGAAACATTTTTGAGGCTTGATTTAAAATAAGCAGAAAATGAGCATGGGGTAGGCCTCTTTTTGAAATTCTATCACGCTAGTGTACGCAATAATATGGCCAAAGATATCTTTCTTAAATAGTTCATCGCTTAAAATTTGGAGCTTTGCATGGAAAATCCTAGAGACCAAATCAGGTCTATTCTGGATTTCATCAGATGGAAGACAAAGAGACTTTATTTCAGCCCAATTCGGATTCGAAGTCATTGTTAAAAAGATATCAGGCTTCCCATAACGTTGGACCAACGCAATAGCATCCATGTATCTTTTACGCATATCTCTAGGCCCACCAATTAAAGACGTAGGTAATATTACGCGTTTTCCAACGTCTGAGCCTACCTCACACCCTTGTGTGAGACTATCTAACAACCCATTATAGGCCTCATTTCGCAAACGATTTTGCATACTTGGAGTCCTAAAAAATTCTAATCTTGATGTTTCAATTTTAATATGCATGTCTACTATATATTTTTGCAAAAGCCTACCAGTGTGTAGTAAGAAAGACTTATCGTTTTTCCTTATTTGTAATTTGTAACAGTAATACTCACGGCATGACACCGTAGTCCTTTGTTTTCTGGCTTTTTTCGAAGCTACACAAAAAAAAACAGCTTTCTAAGTGTAAAACATAATAATTGTAGTGTAATAGAATTTTCTTTTTAAGTCAAAATTACCTTGAATTTCAGTGCTTATAAAAAATTCTGCACTTGCAGAGTTTTCTATGCAATTGATGTTTTCACCGCCACAAGTTGGTCTAGGAtgcaaatttttttgtttttgatctAATCGTTTAATGTTTCGATGCCAACCTGGCTCCCCATTTGGGAATATAAGAGGGTATTGCAAAGGATCATAGCAACcaaagtaatgtttaattatttgTGGGCAACTGTTTTTTGGATATACTTGTATATGTTGGCCGGTGTTTCGATTTTTGTCGTCAGTTTCTAACCATATTCCAGCAACCTGAGATACAGTGGGTTCGTTAAAAACTTGTTGGTCAGTAATAGGATCGGCTTGCAAACCAATTTTATATTCGTCTAAGTTGGCAACACTATTTAGACCATGGAAAAAATTTTCATATGGGTTTTTTGATAAGATGTACATTAATTTCTGAGTAAGAGTATCCTTAAATTTTGAGCTAATGCATAGGCGGTTAGACAGTTCATGTTCAGTATCAAAGAAATATAGTTGTAGATTTTTGGGTGTTTCATTCTCTGGCGGTATTATTTCGCAAATAAAATGATAAAGTTGACCTTGCACACGAAATATATAAACACCAGCATTTCTTTTGGAAAAAGCTGTATCACAATGTACGCCCATTGATGTGAAGACAAACATGTTATTATAGCTACGAATACATGTAGTGAATTCTTTTGCGTCATCGGAATTACCAACGTACAGTTGTACTAACTCAGAAGGCATTTCTGAAGGCAAAAGATTTATTTCTCCTAACGAACAGCAAAATGTTGGTGGTTCAGCATATAGGCGCAATGCACCACAAAATTTACAGTCCACCATATTAGGTAGCACATCTGGAGTATCCACTATATATGCCAATGGATCAGgcttattttcttttgcaccAAATCCCTGGGAAgtacatgttttatttttttgggttCGACACATGTTTTTTTGAATTCTACGGTCTTCTAAGCAAGCATATTTTCGTTTACAAAAGTTTTTATTCTTGGTAATTTCTATTGTATTATATCTTCTTTCTCGAGCTATGTAGCACGGATaccttaaaattttttttttttaagtatcGGATACGGATACGACACGCGGATACGCGTGTCGGATACCACAAAATCCGTATCGTTGACTTTGTTTAGGGTTGACCATCCGGATACGTTTTGGACACGGCGAGGACACGTCATGGATACGGCATGGATACGTTTTTCGGATACGTTTGGGCAAAATtgcaaatatttaaaagttttaggggttaattaaaaaaaattaaaatttctagggactaaagaaaaataatttaaaataaatttggatGGTCTTTTAAATCCATAAATAAATTTGTCCGTCTCTTTCATTCCATTTctataatttttacttttcaatactaaatttatataaatataaatatatataatatttatatatattttaatgattgTCGTATCCTAGCCGTATCGtgtctaatattttcaaaatttgacgtGTCGCCATATCCGTATCGTATTCGATACGATACTCGTACCCGTATCCATGCAACATAGTTCTCGAGGCATAGTTGTTATTTTGGAATAACAAATAGCTCAAAATATCTAATTTTAATAGTACTTGTTTTGCTGCTATATACAATTTTCACCTAATGCTAGATATTACACttcccaaaaaataaaaaaagaaaaaagaaaacacaAGCATAAGCTATAGCATAGAATTTAATACCACAGAAGCTAATAGTTAAAAGCTGCTGCCGCTAATGAAGAAGTAAAGATAAGCCTCGATTATAGTAAAAAAAACAAGGATACTAAAGGGCAAACGACTGGAATTGTAGATAAAAACGAACCTGTTTGAAGAGCGAGAAGACGAGCTTGTCATAGCTCTAAGCTGTTTAAGTTTCTTATTGATTGTAAACTGTGCCCAGACAGTAAAGCAACAATAAATCTATACATGAACAGAGCGGAAGCCTAATGTAACGAGAAACATGGGCATACACATCcccaaaacaaaagaaaattaaaactaAAACCAAGCAAGTCGTAGGTAATGAAGCATAAGAAGCAAATCAATCTAAAGGAATTTGAAAGAAGCCTTTAATGGTCTACGGGGAAAAACCGTCAAATTAGCTCTTTTAGTACGTCACTTAAATTAGATAACAAAAGCTTAAAAAAATAGAAGCCAATGGCTCTCCTTTCAGACAAGGTAAAAACGAAGGAGAGCTATAAATGCACAAGGGAAATGGCACCAAAATAAGGTATAGGGAACGGCTGAGACAAAATACTAAAACCAGTACTGTAGCTGAAAAGAAAAGGGAACaagaacaaaaaaaacaaacaaaatcgAGGGGAAACCACATCTAATCTACGGCAAAATTAATGAAGCATAAGAGCCAAATAAAGCTAAAGGAATTCCTAAGAAGGCTTTAACTGTCTAGGAGGAAAAACCGTCAAATTATTTCCTTTAGTAcgtcaattaaattaaatgacAAAAGATTAGAAAAAGAGAAGCCAATAGCTCTCCTTTCAGACAAGAAAAAAACGAAGGAGCTCTACAAATGCACAAGGGAAACGGCACCAAAATAAGGTGGAGGGAACGACTGAGACTAATTCCTAAAACTATCACTGTAGCTGGAAAGAAAGGGGAACAAGACCAACAAAGGCAAGCAAAGTCGAGGGGAAAACACATCTAAGCTacgtaaaaaaaaaacagaagatCTATGTCTGAGAGAGGGAAAGGGACGGCTATAAAGAGACCGTGAAGACGAAGGCAAAGTAAAGCATTCCGGGTTACCGAGACACACCTCCCATCATGATTAATACAGGCGAAAAAGTAAGAAATCACATGAAGAACAACACAAGAAAGAAGAATGAAAGGGAGCACTAACTTGATGGAGTTTTCTGGGTCTTGAACAAGAAGAACAAACAGTAGACCGAAAGTTGAAATGAGAATAAGCACAAACAGAAAAGAGAGGAAGCCCAAAAAAAAAGCACAATAACCGGAAGAAAAGGAaaccaaaaaaataaagatgGAGGAGAAACAGAGAAGTGGGCAGCACCGCTTAAGGTGCTATCGACAGCACAAAATTTTGTTTGACAAAGGCAGAAGCAGGCGCCACGTGTTCGACCTTTTGACCGGGAACTGTACAGCAACTGGCCATTTACAAATTATATCCGCTTTCATACAAGTagatatgtattttttttataaggatAAAATTGGAGATAAATATTCAATTCAAGTTTTAATTCAGGAGACATAAAAATTTAGTTTGAACTCCTTAATTTTGACAAAGTGAACAAAAAAAGTATTGATTTTATAATTGTGCTAGAAATAATATTAAAGTCAGGGTAAAATTATTTCATCCATTCAATGTTATTATTACTatgtaattaaatgtttgaggatgacatttttgtcaaaaattatatatccaAACATATGTTTGAGATTAattatttacaattttagtaggATATCAAGATTTGAAGATAGCAGGCCAGATCGATCCTTAATAATTTTGAAgatcaaaaacaaataaaatattggaAGATAATGTAAAATTACATTTGCATAACTGCATTTACCTATATTTTGGACTTAGATCCTTATTTGGTTCATACGGATCAATTAACTCTTGATTATCAATcttcatttattatttataaagcATGTGATATATTAGAAATAATCAATATAtgcgttattattaatataataacaagagttTCAGGAATTTGACAAACATATAAACGAACATGACacaagattttaaaattaataaatagaCAATATAAATAccgtaaaaaaattaaatagagcttaaattttccttgccttccatcaactgTAATTTCATGATGAACAATACCTGTAGTCAGTGtccaaataatttttattgggGAAGCCTGGACTCTGGAAAGCTATAACTTCCATTGACATACTTGATGTGGACTACAtagaactcccatgactttAGCTTATATTATTGAGGATCTCATGCAACTGTCCACTAagattcaacattgatgggtcggACTCGACACGTGAAGAGAAAGAGTATCATATTATTGAGTTCTCATAAAACGTGGGGAAAGAGGTTGTGATTGAACTTTGccttttgaaattatgattgagtgatattattcgggatcataatttagAAATTGGgtctaataaaatattttaaaaagttaGTCACATTTATGATGCTTCTATTTCAGTATATTTAAGATGTACTTTCGAAATCATCTATCTATTATACTGGATAAAAATAAGAcgactggacctaattaccaaGACGGTTGAGGAAcataaaaattgttttaaattatttggaAATAATATATGTGCTCAATATGACTCATCCAAAAGAGGAAGTTGTCGATGCCTCTGTTGAGGAATTGGCTAAGCTTGAGAAATGGTGAGACCATGACTTGCAAGCTAAGAGCTATATGTTAGCTTCTATGTTAAACTAATGCAGAGGCGCTTTTAGGATTttgtgaatgctgctgacatttacGGACACCTGCAAGATTTTTACGGTGCACATACACATCTATTAAGGCATGCTACTGTTAAGAAGCTCATGACATCATGCATGTGACAAGGGGCCTTGATCCATGAGCATGGAGTAAAGATGATTGTGCTCATCGAGAAGCTAATGGGCCTAGACCTTATCATTCCAAAAGAATTGTCCACGAACATTCTACTGTTGTCACTGCCACCCTCGTTTGATGAATTGGTAatgaacttcaatatgaacaagttgGAGGCTAGctttgaagagctagtcaatatgctTGTCAAATATGAAGCCACCATGAAGAAGGAAAAATTTGTTCTTCTAGTGGGCGCCTCGCTTGGGACCAAGAAAGGCCCACAAGGGAAGGTAAACAAACGTTCTGCTCCTTCCAAGAAACACAAACCCATTAATAAACAAACTCCAAATACTTTCTAAAAGGCCCACAAAGCCCAACAAGACAGAAGATATCTGCTtacactgcaagaagcctggacattagAAGCACAACTGCAAGAAATATCTAATGTCGAGGAGTTCTGGCAAGGGTATATTTTATCTTGAAGTACGTATCTCAATTAATTCAAATTCTTGTGTATTAGATATTAGATGTGGTTTTCATCTATACGATGATTTGTATGTGAtgagaagaagtaggaggctaaGATATGATGATACCTTCCTTGAGATCGGCAGTGGAGAGAAATTTACTTATTGTCAAACCATAAATTTATGTTACTTTTGAGAGATATTTTATATGTTCTTGACTAGGTCAAAAACATTTTTTCCATTTATATTCTCCATAAAGatggattttattatttatttgctAAAGttgtttgcaatatttatacGAGTAAATGATTAATTCGAACAAgagaattaataaaaaatttctatagcttaaaaatagaaaatatattcaaataacaatgtccaagtaaatgtgatttcaaaataataataaaaaagctAAATTAAACACACCTGTGGCATGCTAGACTAGGACATATTTCTCAAAGAAGAATGTGCAAGTTAGTGGGAGATGACAAGTTTGACTCCGAAAAACTCTCTTAAAACATGTGAGTcatgtctgaaaggaaagatgaccaaagcCCCTTTCCTAGAGAAAGTGGAGCATGCACAGGAGATATTGGATTTTATCCCATACAGATGTGTGTGTCCCGCTGAGTGTTAGCATGAGatgtaaggtctagaaaattcGAACTACATAACCTAACTGTATGAAATCTAGGGTTTTTAACTAAAATATGCGTTCAATTATTTAACGAATTAAATACATGATTATTGCACGAATATGTGGTGTAgttcatggtttatttaaagtttcatgcattagggcttTTAGTTGCATTTCGAGCTCGAACGacgaacggagaccggagataattaagaaaaataattttattatataattagttttaattattcaatataaGATGTATTTAGGtgagatttttgaaaatttgccTAGGTGGAGTATTTTTACTCGCTGAGTCATATTTTTTACCGGTACAAAAAGTTTAGCAAGTCGGagaactttttgagggttcaggtactattttaaaaaacgtaccaaaaaGTATTTTTCGGGAATATTTTTGGGATTAATGGGATTATTTTATTGCTTAGTGGGCTTAAAATCCTTTCTACCCCTTTAATTTTTAGTAAaagcccattagtgcataaTTATATAACTTAATCACCATccaaaaccctaaccctaacccTACACACTAAACACACGGCCGTCCCTTCCCTAGTAGCAACAGCCTCCCATTAAAAATTTTCAGCAGCCTCACTTCAAGTTTCTCTCAAGTTTTCAAAGAAAATTCCTTCCCTGCCTCTCCGATGCACGTTTTACGCAAAGATCTTAAGTTTTCGAGAGTATAgatgcaaaggcacgtcatgAATCTTATTTTTCTAATCATTCACTCTATTTATTGctgatgtgtgtgtgtttgcatgaaaaattaatttatctttCATATGGTATTCTTTT from Primulina tabacum isolate GXHZ01 chromosome 3, ASM2559414v2, whole genome shotgun sequence encodes:
- the LOC142538719 gene encoding uncharacterized protein LOC142538719 — its product is MFHPESFDRIVCAKLPNAHSELYLFSLVVKHMMHGPCGLLNPTCPCMKKNSCKYNYPKEYSEAIKFGTNSYPIYRRRNDNHVINIRGSQLDNRWVVPYNPYLLAKFNCHINVEICSTIQAVKYIYKYIYKGHDKILYTLLGDEHDHIIDEAKNFQAARWISPPESIWRIFDFDLNNVHPAAICLPIHLENEQVVTFAANQSLFSIVNNPTFKKTMLTQFFFMNKYNSYAQSLNCLYVEFPEYFTWHNDSKEWEPRKKTEVIGRIFSCRPSDCEKFYLKLLLMRVRKPSSFKDLRTVNEVTFTTFREAALTLGLIESDNTAEMCIAEASCYLMPHALRQLFATVLVFCCPKNPPQLWLKFQDFLSKFHDFLSKFQDFLSEDFARNKALTPKMISHKVLDIVDNYLHSMGKKLEDFFHTSKDVGLDFNDRLVKDLQSERNICIPKEDLLAVEQLNTKQKSAYTQILYHVRNELASAFFIDGPGGTGKTFLYRALLATIRSNGDIAIATATSGVAASLLPGGRTSHSRFKIPLEESNIKSCSISKQSTLATLIRLAKLIIWDEATMARRDVIEKFNEMLQDIMKSNLLFGDKAPKNMRALSDSLFSSWLLKIGDGIENTNENNEIQIPSRINIPFTDDITSLYALIDEVFPNINDLDSNLSSFVKRAILTARNEFVHEINDVLINKFSSVEMTYFSCDENTSECVIPDQEALFHCSTPQGLPPHKLTLKINSPIILLLNINPAEGLCNGTRLLCKGFNKNVIYAEISVGTHAGKPVFIPRITLESPHDDFSSIPFKRKQFPIRLCYAMTINKAQGQTLDFVGIYLKEPVFSHGQLYVALSRAKNIDQIKVLIRPSTPLVQSTNYTKNVVYREVLDDAHPH
- the LOC142538720 gene encoding uncharacterized protein LOC142538720, producing MVDCKFCGALRLYAEPPTFCCSLGEINLLPSEMPSELVQLYVGNSDDAKEFTTCIRSYNNMFVFTSMGVHCDTAFSKRNAGVYIFRVQGQLYHFICEIIPPENETPKNLQLYFFDTEHELSNRLCISSKFKDTLTQKLMYILSKNPYENFFHGLNSVANLDEYKIGLQADPITDQQVFNEPTVSQVAGIWLETDDKNRNTGQHIQVYPKNSCPQIIKHYFGCYDPLQYPLIFPNGEPGWHRNIKRLDQKQKNLHPRPTCGGENINCIENSASAEFFISTEIQASKKARKQRTTVSCREYYCYKLQIRKNDKSFLLHTGRLLQKYIVDMHIKIETSRLEFFRTPSMQNRLRNEAYNGLLDSLTQGCEVGSDVGKRVILPTSLIGGPRDMRKRYMDAIALVQRYGKPDIFLTMTSNPNWAEIKSLCLPSDEIQNRPDLVSRIFHAKLQILSDELFKKDIFGHIIAYTSVIEFQKEAYPMLIFCLF